The genomic stretch AAGCGGAACCCCGAGCTGTGCGAGCGGATCACGGGGCTGGCGCGGGTGCTGCGGGGCTACGCGGTGACGGCGATGGAGAATGTGGCGCTGTGGCACGAGCGGGATATCAGTCACTCCTCGACGGAGCGGATCGTGTTTCCGGACGCCACGCTCGTGCTCGACTACATGCTGAACCTGTTCACGGGCATCATGGACCGGCTGCGGGTATACCCGGAGCACATGCGCGAGAACCTCGAGCGTTCGTACGGGCTGGTATTCTCGCAGCGGGTGCTGCTGGCGCTCATCGAGACGGGACTGAGTCGGCAGGACGCCTACGCGATTGTGCAGCGGAACGCGATGCGGGCCTGGAACGAGCGGGTACCGTTCCTTGACCTGCTGCTGGCCGACCCCGACGTGACGAGCCGCATCAGCGAGGCGGAGCTGCGCGGACTGTTCGATTACGGCTACTACCTCAAGAACATCGGCGCGACCTTCGAGCGCCTCGGGCTGTGATGCAGCCGGGAATGGCGCCGGCCGTCGGTTTGCTGCCCGCCCGGCGGGTCATCGCGACGGCGTGGGACCTCGTCACGAGCCGGCCGAAGGAGGTGCTGCTGCCGGTTGCCGCCGTGGAGGTGCCGGTTTCGGTCGTGGCAGCACTGGTCATCGCCGGGGCGCTTTCCACGGTACTCCGGGACGTGGCGCTCGACGGGCAGGACAGGGGCTACCTCGCGCTCCTGCTGATCGTGGGAGCCGGGCAGGCACTCTTCGCACAGGTAGCGCACGGAGCAGCGATTGTCTCGATTGCAGCCGTGCTGCGGGGGAAGCCGGTGCCGCTTGCCGGCGCGCTGGACCCGGCGTTTACGCGGATGGGCGGGCTGCTGGCGCTCCTGGTGATCCTCGTGGCGATGTCCGTTCTACTGGCGCTGACCATCATCGGGCTGGTGCTGCTGCCCTACCTGGTGGTGCGGCTGGCGCTGGCGCACCAGGCGTTCATGCTGGAAGGGCGGTCACCGTTTGCGGCGCTCGGGAGGAGCTGGGCGCTGATGCGGGGGCACATGCTGCGGATGCTGGGAGTGATGCTGCTAACCTTCCTCATCTTCCTCGGCCCGGCCATCCTCATTTCGGCGCTGGACGGCCTTGTCGCCGGGTCGCGCGGCGTGCAGGTTGCCCTGCAGGCCCTGGTGTCGGTGGTCCAGGGGGTGCTGGCCGTGCCGCTGGTGGCGTTCGCTTCGGCGACAACGACCGTGTTCTACCTGAACCTGGAGGATGCTGCCCGTGGCTGAGCCGATGGCGTACTCGAACCTGCCGGCGCCGGTGTACCGCGGCAAGGTGCGCGATACGTACGACCTGGGCGACCGCCTCCTGATCGTGGCGACGGACCGCATCTCGGCGCTGGACGTCGTGCTGCCGACGCCGATTCCGGGGAAGGGAAAGGTGCTGACGATGCTCTCGGCCTGGTGGTTCGAGCGGATCAGCGGGGTAGTACCGAACCACTTCATTGCCGTCATCACCGCGGAGAACCGTTCGGCGGTACCGTTCGAGCTGGGCCCGGAGTACTACGGCCGCTCCATGCTGGTGCGGAAGGCGCAGCGGCTCGACGCGGAGTGCATTGTGCGCGGCTACCTCTCGGGCTCGGGGTGGAAGGAGTACCGGGAGACGGGCATGGTGTGCGGACTTCGGCTGCCGGAGGGGCTGCGCGAGTCGGACCGGCTGCTGGAGCCGATTTTTACGCCGAGCACGAAGGCGACCGAGGGGCACGACCGGAATATCACCTACGAGGAGCTGGCCAGGCTGGTTGGGGCAGAGGCGGCGAACGCCATGCGGATCCGCTCGCTCGCGGTGTACGGCTATGCGCACACTGTAGCGCTGGAGCGGGGCATCATCATCGCGGACACGAAGTTCGAATTCGGGTGGTGGAACGAGGAGGTCATCCTCATCGACGAAGTGTTGACGCCGGACAGCAGCCGGTTCTGGCTGGCGAACGAGTACCGGCCCGGCGGCCCGCAGCCGAGCCTCGACAAGCAGCCGGTGCGTGACTGGCTTGCCGCCCACTGGCGGGAAGGCGAACCGGCGCCCGAGCTGCCGCCGGACGTGGTCGAAGCGACGACCGAGCGGTATCTGCGGGCGTACCGCATGCTGACAGGAGAGGAGCTTTCGCTGTGACCAGGAAAGACGGGAAAACGAAGGGGCAGGAGCCCGGGAAGAAGGAGAAGGGGCAGAAGGCGAAGCACGAGCAGGGCGCCGAGGCGCCGCGCGAGTTCCTTGCGCGGGTGTACGTCTCGCTCAAGCCGACCGTGAATGACCCGGAAGGCCTGGCGATCGCGAACGCGCTGGGCTCGCTCGGCTTCGGGACAGTGCAGGGGGTACGTTCCGGGAAGTACTTCCAGGTGCGGCTGGCCGCGGAGGACGCAAAGGCCGCGGCAGAGCAAGTCGACCAGATGTGCAGCAGGCTCCTGGCGAACCCGGTCATTGAGACGTACGAGTTCGAGCTGGAGAAGGCCCGGTAGGGGGATGGGACCGCAGCGGATCGTCTGCCTGACGGCGGAGACCACCGAGATTGCGTTCGCGGCAGGCGCGGGCGACCGGGTCGTTGGGGTGAGCGGATACGCGGTGCGCCCGCCGGAGGCGCGGAAGAAGCCGAAGGTCGCGGCATTCCAGACAGCGCACGTCGAGCGGATCCTTGCGGTTGAGCCAGACCTTGTCCTCGGGTTCAGCGACCTGCAGGCGGACATTGCGCGGGAGCTGATCCGGGCCGGCGTTCCGGTGCTCATCACCAACCAGCGGACGCTGCGCGAGACGGCAGAGGCGATTGCGCTGGTCGGGGCGGCCTGCGGCGAGCCGGAGGCGGGGCGGAAACTGGCGGAAGAGTTCGAGGCGGAGCTGGAGGCCATCCGACAACGGCCGGGCCGGCCGGCGCACCGGATGCGGGTGTACTTCGAGGAGTGGGACGACCCGCTGATCTCGGGGATCGCGTGGGTGAGCGAACTGATTGAGCTGTGCGGGGGCGAGGATATCTTCCCGGAGCTGCGCGGCTGCCGGTCGGCGCGGGACCGGGTGGTTGAGCCGGAGGAGGTGGTTCGCCGAGACCCGGAGGTGATCGTGGCGAGCTGGTGCGGCAAGAAGGCCCGGCTGGAGCGGATTGCGGCGCGGCCAGGCTGGGAAGGCGTCAGCGCCGTGCGGGCGGGACGGCTCTTTGAGATCAAGTCGCCAGATATCCTGGCGCCGGGGCCGAGCCTGCTGCACGGCGCGCGGCAGCTCGCGGCGATTCTCGACAGCGTTACTGGCGCGGGGTAACCGGTCCGGGGTCGACGGCGAAGTAGACTTCGCAGGCGCGGCGGGCGGCGCCGGGCTCGAGCACCGGCGGGCGCTTGACGAAGCGGGACTCTTCGATGATGAGCTGGAGGATATCCCGCGGGTGGCAGCTGCGGAGGTTGCCGTTGGAGGCGCGGCGCACCAGCTCGACGGCGATATCGATCGCCTGGGGCGTGGCTTCGACGCCCATGGCGTCGGCAAAGCGGCGGAAGATTTCGGCCATCTGCTCGGTCGTGGGCTCGGGAATGCGGATTTTGTACGGGATGCGACGCAGGTGGGCCTCTTCGAGCATGGCTTTCGGCTCGAGGTTGGTGCTGAAGCAGATGGTCGAGCGGAAGGGAAAGGTGATTCGCTCGCCGGTGACGAGGGCCATGGTGTCTTCGCCGCGTTCAAGTGCGGCGATCCAGCGGTTGAGGAGGGCCTGGGGGGAGACCTGCTGGCGGCCGAAGTCGTCGATTGCGAGCAGGCCGCCGTGGGCTTTGACGTGGGGCGGGGCCTGGTGGTAGCCGAGCGCCGGGTCGTAGGCGAGGTCGAGGTCCTCGGGGCGGAGTTCGCCGCCGACGAAGACGAAGGGGCGACGGATGCGGAGCCAGCGGCGGTCGAACTGGGAGGTGGCGTCGGCGGTGTCGTCGCCCTCAACGGGCTGGTGCACGAGGTCATCGTAGAGGCGGATGATGTGGCCGCTGACGTAGACGGCCATGGGCATGAGGGTGACGCCCTGGATGGCCTCGCTGGTGAGTTCGAGGATGGTGGTCTTCCCGTTGCCGGGGGCGCCCCAGAGCATGGCCGGGCGGCCGCTGGTGAGGGCGAGGCAGACCTTGGCGACGACGTCGCGGCCGAGGACGAGCTGCTGGAGTGCGCGGGCGAGGCGGACCGGGTCGGGGGCACCGACCTCGGTGTCGCGTTCGAGGACGCGGAAGTAGTCCTGGATCGGAACGGGGACAGGACCGACGTACTTGCTGCGGCCGAACGCGTTTTCGGCTTCGCGCATGCCAAGCTCGGTGAGGCGGTACTGCCACTCGGTTTCGAGGCGGCCCGAGGCGGAGGTCGTCTCGACGAGGCGCTGGCGCCGGAGTTCGTCGAGGGCTTCGCGGGCGACACCGGGCGAGACGCGCATGGCGTTGGCGATGCCGATTGGCGTGGGGACGGTGATACGGTAGAGGGTCTTGAGGGTCAGGTCCTCGATGAACCGCTCGGGGAGGCCGAGCTCGTAGATGTGGTCGGGTGCTTCGGGGAGGGAAGGCAGGGCGCGCAGGTGGCCGGGTGCCGGACGGGGTGTTTGCTGGCGCGGGCCCTCGGCGTACTCCGGCTGCATGGCGAGGTTGCCGGAGGTCGGGGGGAATGGCTGCTCCATATCACCTTCCTGCGTGGCACCGAGCGCCGTTCGGGGCGGGGTGCTCTACCTTGAAGGTCGGCAGCCGGGCGGCCTGCCCCAGATCAGGGGGGTGATGAAGCAGCTATTGCCGCGGTGACAGCGGGGTGAACGGGGGGTTTTCGGGCCCGGGCGGGTCGGCGAAGGCGAAGCGCCCCTCCATGTCCCAGAGCAGCCACCATTCGCGGCGCACCTCCATGCGGATGTAGCGGTCGTCGCCGCGCTGGACGGCGACGGTCGGGCTGAAGCCTGCGGCGATAAAGGCACGGCGGGCCGGGAGGTTCTCGGCAAGGGTATGGAGGTAGATTTCGCGGAAGGGGTGGCTGGCGAAGAGGTGACGGAGGAAGAGGACGACGGCCTCGCGCCCAAGGCCGTGGCCGCGGCGACGGGCGTCGCCGATGGTGATGCCCAGCTCGGCGGAGTCGCCGGACTCGGCGTTGTAGTACATGACGGTGCCGATGTGCTCTCCGGCGATGGTGTCGATGGCGAGCTGGTCGCGCCCGTGGCCGGCGAGCCGCCACTCCTGTTCGAAGGTATCGAGGAAGCGGGCAAAGGAGGGGGAAACGGGCGGCTGGCCGTTCAGGCGGGCGGTTTCGGGGTCGCGGCGCCAGGCGTATTCGTCGATGGCGTCCTCGCGGCGGCGGCGGCGGAGGACGACGTTGCGGCCGCGGGCGACCACGAGGGCATCGTAGCCGGCCGGCGGCGTCTCGAGCGTCACACGTCGACTCCGAGGCGGCGGGCGGCCTCGCGGACGAGGTTGCGCTCGCCTTCGTAGGTGAGGAGCTCGAGGGCCTCGGGGATGGTCACCCAGCGGACCTCGTCGAACTCGTGGTCGTGGTTAGCGACGTCGCCGCCGATGGGCTCCATCAGCCAGTGGTGGACGCGCTTGTGGTAGCGGGTTCCGTTGGCGGTGAACCAGTATTCGATGCTGCCGATCGGTTCGCCGAGGCGGACATCGAGGCCGGTCTCTTCGCGGACTTCGCGGAGGGCGGTGGCCTCGAGGGGTTCGCCGTCGTCGGGGGTTCCCTTGGGGAGGACCCAGAGCTTCTCGCCCCGGCGCCCGCAGATGGCGATTTCGATCTCGCCGCGCTCGTTCATGCGCCAGGGGATGCCGCCAGCGGAGACGACGTCTTCGATGGGGAGGCGGGAGCGGGATGTCACAGCGGTTCTCCGAATCGGCGGAACTGGATGCCGCGGGCGGCTTCGAGGGCGGCTTCGACTGCGTCTTCGAGGCCGGGCGGCGCCTCCTCGCGGTAGGCCTCGAGGAGTTCGACGGCTGCCTCGCCGCCGATGTCGCCGAGGGCTTCGAGGACGGCGAAGAGGACCTCGGCGTCATCATCGTTGAGGGCTTCGCCGAGGGCCGGGACG from Tepidiforma thermophila encodes the following:
- a CDS encoding phosphoribosylaminoimidazolesuccinocarboxamide synthase encodes the protein MLPVAEPMAYSNLPAPVYRGKVRDTYDLGDRLLIVATDRISALDVVLPTPIPGKGKVLTMLSAWWFERISGVVPNHFIAVITAENRSAVPFELGPEYYGRSMLVRKAQRLDAECIVRGYLSGSGWKEYRETGMVCGLRLPEGLRESDRLLEPIFTPSTKATEGHDRNITYEELARLVGAEAANAMRIRSLAVYGYAHTVALERGIIIADTKFEFGWWNEEVILIDEVLTPDSSRFWLANEYRPGGPQPSLDKQPVRDWLAAHWREGEPAPELPPDVVEATTERYLRAYRMLTGEELSL
- the purS gene encoding phosphoribosylformylglycinamidine synthase subunit PurS codes for the protein MTRKDGKTKGQEPGKKEKGQKAKHEQGAEAPREFLARVYVSLKPTVNDPEGLAIANALGSLGFGTVQGVRSGKYFQVRLAAEDAKAAAEQVDQMCSRLLANPVIETYEFELEKAR
- a CDS encoding cobalamin-binding protein, with protein sequence MGPQRIVCLTAETTEIAFAAGAGDRVVGVSGYAVRPPEARKKPKVAAFQTAHVERILAVEPDLVLGFSDLQADIARELIRAGVPVLITNQRTLRETAEAIALVGAACGEPEAGRKLAEEFEAELEAIRQRPGRPAHRMRVYFEEWDDPLISGIAWVSELIELCGGEDIFPELRGCRSARDRVVEPEEVVRRDPEVIVASWCGKKARLERIAARPGWEGVSAVRAGRLFEIKSPDILAPGPSLLHGARQLAAILDSVTGAG
- a CDS encoding AAA family ATPase; its protein translation is MEQPFPPTSGNLAMQPEYAEGPRQQTPRPAPGHLRALPSLPEAPDHIYELGLPERFIEDLTLKTLYRITVPTPIGIANAMRVSPGVAREALDELRRQRLVETTSASGRLETEWQYRLTELGMREAENAFGRSKYVGPVPVPIQDYFRVLERDTEVGAPDPVRLARALQQLVLGRDVVAKVCLALTSGRPAMLWGAPGNGKTTILELTSEAIQGVTLMPMAVYVSGHIIRLYDDLVHQPVEGDDTADATSQFDRRWLRIRRPFVFVGGELRPEDLDLAYDPALGYHQAPPHVKAHGGLLAIDDFGRQQVSPQALLNRWIAALERGEDTMALVTGERITFPFRSTICFSTNLEPKAMLEEAHLRRIPYKIRIPEPTTEQMAEIFRRFADAMGVEATPQAIDIAVELVRRASNGNLRSCHPRDILQLIIEESRFVKRPPVLEPGAARRACEVYFAVDPGPVTPRQ
- a CDS encoding GNAT family N-acetyltransferase, encoding MTLETPPAGYDALVVARGRNVVLRRRRREDAIDEYAWRRDPETARLNGQPPVSPSFARFLDTFEQEWRLAGHGRDQLAIDTIAGEHIGTVMYYNAESGDSAELGITIGDARRRGHGLGREAVVLFLRHLFASHPFREIYLHTLAENLPARRAFIAAGFSPTVAVQRGDDRYIRMEVRREWWLLWDMEGRFAFADPPGPENPPFTPLSPRQ
- a CDS encoding NUDIX hydrolase produces the protein MTSRSRLPIEDVVSAGGIPWRMNERGEIEIAICGRRGEKLWVLPKGTPDDGEPLEATALREVREETGLDVRLGEPIGSIEYWFTANGTRYHKRVHHWLMEPIGGDVANHDHEFDEVRWVTIPEALELLTYEGERNLVREAARRLGVDV